In one window of Aphidius gifuensis isolate YNYX2018 linkage group LG4, ASM1490517v1, whole genome shotgun sequence DNA:
- the LOC122855917 gene encoding T-complex protein 1 subunit theta produces MAMSVPRPPGYQSMMKEGSRHFSGLEEAVYRNIAACKQFAQTLRTAYGPNGMNKMVINHLEKLFVTSDAGTIIRELDVEHPAAKLMVMGSQMQEAEVGDGTNFVIMFAGALLEGADDLLRLGITTAEIVIGFELALEKALEILPTLTVHEIKDVRDIDQVKKCIKSSVMSKQYGNEDLLTSLISEACVSILPENTTFNVDNIRICKILGSGIHSSQVIKGMVFKRFVEGDVTKQLKAKVVVYTCPIDVTPTETKGTVLIKSATELLNFSRGEESLLEAQIKSIADTGATVVVSGAKFGDMALHFMNKYNLMAVRLPSKFDVRRLCKTVGATALSKLIPPTQEELGYADSVHTDELGDTSIVVFELFGNDSRISTIVVRGSTDNYMDDVERCIDDGINTFKTITRDGKFLPGAGATEIELAAQIGAFGDTLPGLDQYAVRKFAAALEVFPKTLAENSGNRASETVSKLYAAHKEGKTTYGFDIEGTGAALVDTVEAGILDGYVTKQWAMKYAVNAACTILKVDQIIMAKRAGGPKAPAARGNDDDD; encoded by the exons atggCAATGTCTGTACCAAGACCACCTGGATATCAATCCATGATGAAAGAAGGTTCACga CACTTTTCTGGACTTGAAGAAGCTGTATACAGAAATATTGCAGCATGCAAACAATTTGCACAGACCCTTCGTACAGCCTATGGTCCAAATGGCATGAATAAAAtggtgataaatcatttggaaaaattatttgtaacaaGTGATGCTGGTACAATTATCAGAGAGCTTGATGTTGAACATCCAGCAGCAAAATTAATGGTCATGGGTTCACAAATGCAAGAAGCTGAAGTTGGTGATGGAACTAATTTTGTCATAATGTTTGCTGGTGCACTTCTTGAAGGTGCTGATGATCTTTTACGTCTT GGTATCACAACAGCTGAAATTGTCATTGGTTTTGAGTTAGCATTAGAAAAAGCATTGGAAATTTTACCAACACTTACTGTTCATGAAATAAAAGATGTTAGAGATATtgatcaagttaaaaaatgcattaaatCATCAGTCATGAGTAAACAATATGGCAATGAAGATCTCTTGACATCATTGATCAGTGAGGCTTGTGTTTCAATTTTACCAGAAAACACAACATtcaatgttgataatattcgTATTTGCAAAATTCTTGGATCTGGTATTCACTCATCACAAGTTATCAAGGGTATGGTATTCAAACGTTTTGTTGAGGGTGATGTTACTAAACAATTAAAAGCTAAAGTTGTTGTATACACATGCCCAATTGATGTAACACCAACTGAAACAAAAGGTACTGTACTTATTAAAAGTGCAACTGAGCTACTTAATTTTTCACGTGGTGAAGAATCATTATTAGAAGcacaaattaaatcaattgctGATACTGGTGCTACTGTTGTTGTTTCTGGTGCTAAATTTGGTGATATGGCATTACATTTCATGAATAAATACAATCTTATGGCTGTAAGATTACCAAGTAAATTTGATGTTAGACGTTTATGTAAAACAGTTGGTGCAACAGCTCTATCAAAGCTTATACCACCAACACAAGAAGAACTTGGTTATGCTGATTCAGTTCATACTGATGAACTTGGTGATACATCAATTGTTGTATTTGAATTGTTTGGAAATGACAGTCGTATTAGTACAATTGTTGTACGTGGTTCAACTGATAATTATATGGATGATGTTGAACGTTGTATTGATGATGgaattaatacatttaaaacaatCACAAGAGATGGTAAATTTTTACCAGGTGCTGGTGCAACTGAAATTGAATTAGCTGCACAAATTGGAGCATTTGGTGATACATTACCAGGACTTGATCAATATGCTGTACGTAAATTTGCAGCTGCATTGGAAGTATTTCCAAAAACACTTGCTGAAAATAGTGGCAATCGTGCATCTGAAActgtatcaaaattatatgcTGCACATAAAGAAGGAAAAACAACATATGGCTTTGATATTGAAGGTACTGGTGCTGCTCTTGTTGATACTGTTGAAGCTGGTATTCTTGATGGCTATGTGACAAAACAATGGGCTATGAAATATGCTGTTAATGCAGCATGTACTATTCTCAAAGTTGATCAAATTATTATGGCTAAACGTGCTGGTGGACCAAAAGCACCTGCAGCACGTGgaaatgacgatgatgattaa